The following are encoded in a window of uncultured Sphaerochaeta sp. genomic DNA:
- a CDS encoding DOMON domain-containing protein: MKKISLFLIISLLFSLPLAAQIFPSSQTNPVVDGSFGTNEYPEIVQLKDMRLGYAQSRDSRNLHFILESPTTGWVSIGLGSNRMHGAHIIIGYDAITSQVISEETGRGHSHSPSSSKILVQSKIKEAGGKTTLEFTIPASEFDSGRNLRLIVAYGNQDNLRSKHVTYASHTITFLK; the protein is encoded by the coding sequence ATGAAAAAGATCTCTTTATTTCTTATTATATCTCTGCTCTTTAGCCTGCCACTGGCAGCTCAGATTTTCCCATCTTCTCAAACAAACCCAGTCGTTGATGGGTCCTTCGGGACCAATGAATACCCCGAAATTGTACAACTCAAGGACATGCGTCTTGGGTATGCCCAGAGTCGGGACTCCCGTAACCTGCACTTCATTCTTGAATCACCTACTACAGGATGGGTTTCAATTGGTCTTGGATCCAACAGAATGCATGGTGCTCACATCATCATCGGCTATGATGCAATTACCAGCCAAGTCATCAGTGAGGAAACTGGCCGTGGACACAGCCACAGCCCATCCTCATCAAAGATTCTTGTACAGAGCAAGATCAAGGAGGCAGGAGGTAAGACCACCCTTGAGTTCACGATACCTGCCTCAGAGTTTGATTCAGGAAGGAACCTCCGCCTTATTGTAGCCTATGGTAATCAGGATAATCTAAGGAGCAAGCATGTCACCTATGCAAGTCACACCATCACATTCCTGAAATAA